A section of the Roseivirga sp. BDSF3-8 genome encodes:
- a CDS encoding MBL fold metallo-hydrolase, which translates to MTITDSFTHEDIQGFRFGKGIIGRPGMVSHIYYIDGLLIDTGHSRVRREVMAAVGSLRVKQLFITHHHEDHTGNLHILQPHYDRPAYASPLCCEIMKDPPSLSLAQKVTWGNRPPSHNLIPKVDYIETDHYRFQLIPIPGHAPDMVALYEPEKHWLFSSDLFINTHIGFFLRGESMLQQINSMKKVLELDFNVMLCGHNPQLKDPKKKLRKKLDYFERFYAEVQEGYAKGLPARQIFRKMKLNEYSYVRLLSKGRLSRLNMVKAAMEDISAAIP; encoded by the coding sequence ATGACTATCACCGACAGTTTTACCCACGAGGACATACAAGGCTTCAGGTTTGGCAAAGGCATTATAGGCAGGCCGGGCATGGTCTCACATATCTACTATATAGATGGATTACTAATCGATACAGGCCACTCCCGGGTAAGAAGAGAGGTAATGGCCGCTGTAGGCAGCCTCCGTGTAAAGCAACTGTTTATTACACACCACCACGAAGACCATACCGGCAACCTCCATATACTGCAACCTCACTATGACAGGCCTGCCTATGCTTCCCCCCTTTGCTGTGAGATCATGAAAGACCCACCTTCGCTAAGCCTGGCTCAGAAGGTAACCTGGGGCAACCGGCCACCCAGCCACAACCTCATACCCAAAGTTGATTATATAGAAACAGACCACTACCGCTTTCAGCTTATTCCTATCCCCGGCCATGCACCCGATATGGTGGCCCTGTATGAGCCGGAAAAGCACTGGCTTTTTTCTTCAGACCTCTTCATTAATACCCATATTGGCTTTTTTCTGCGGGGAGAAAGCATGCTCCAGCAAATAAACTCCATGAAAAAGGTGCTTGAACTCGACTTCAACGTTATGCTTTGTGGCCATAACCCACAGCTTAAAGACCCTAAAAAGAAGCTTCGAAAAAAGCTCGACTACTTTGAGCGCTTCTATGCCGAAGTACAGGAAGGCTACGCAAAAGGCCTGCCTGCCAGACAAATATTCAGGAAAATGAAGCTTAATGAGTATTCGTATGTACGCCTGCTTTCTAAGGGCAGGCTCTCACGGCTGAACATGGTGAAAGCCGCTATGGAAGACATATCCGCCGCCATCCCCTAA
- a CDS encoding Crp/Fnr family transcriptional regulator produces the protein MQELTHHLQSYLGIPTHLVREVAALFRLQKLSRGDYFIRKGQHTGKLGYIRSGYLRVFDTHGNKEITQWIGYQGYFMTDLHAFVFQKRARWNINALTDTEILVLEEEALREVRQLVPNWNEIEKSFISDCFITLENRVFSHLSLSAEERYLQLFEHNKDLFLHVPLNYIASMLGMSPETFSRIRNKIRT, from the coding sequence GTGCAGGAATTAACTCATCATCTTCAATCATACTTAGGCATACCCACACACCTCGTCCGGGAGGTGGCCGCACTCTTCAGGCTACAGAAACTATCCAGAGGAGACTATTTCATCCGGAAAGGGCAGCACACCGGCAAACTTGGCTACATCAGAAGCGGCTACCTCCGCGTGTTTGACACCCATGGTAACAAAGAAATTACCCAGTGGATAGGATACCAGGGCTATTTTATGACAGACCTGCATGCCTTTGTTTTTCAAAAAAGAGCCAGGTGGAATATCAATGCACTTACCGACACAGAAATATTGGTACTGGAGGAGGAGGCCCTCCGGGAGGTGAGACAATTGGTACCCAACTGGAATGAGATAGAAAAAAGCTTTATTTCCGACTGCTTTATCACCCTGGAGAACCGTGTATTCAGTCACCTTTCCCTCAGTGCCGAAGAGCGGTATTTACAGTTATTTGAGCATAATAAAGACCTTTTTCTGCATGTGCCCCTAAACTACATCGCCTCTATGCTCGGCATGAGCCCCGAGACCTTCAGCCGCATACGGAATAAAATCAGAACTTGA
- a CDS encoding DUF4136 domain-containing protein, whose amino-acid sequence MKYTLSIIISFAFLYTAAACAPQVRTFKPNNKDLSQYQTFAYLPNSSNIAENRSYDNEEVNQTVIQTINTNMMEQGYTLDRDNPDLLVLISVKTDTETGVTREPYAAYPYTAGATTVNPYYRTYYYRGYGAYNNVIGYNTDTYQYQEGTLVIDIVERESKKTVWKGITSDDIYRNNTSEGIARLVEEVFSEYPLTQ is encoded by the coding sequence ATGAAGTATACACTTTCAATAATTATATCATTCGCTTTTTTATACACTGCAGCAGCCTGCGCCCCCCAGGTACGCACCTTTAAGCCAAACAATAAAGACCTCAGTCAGTACCAGACCTTTGCCTATCTGCCCAATAGCAGTAATATCGCCGAGAACAGGTCTTACGATAACGAGGAAGTAAATCAGACAGTCATACAGACCATTAATACCAACATGATGGAGCAAGGCTACACCCTCGACCGCGACAATCCCGATCTCCTCGTACTAATCAGCGTAAAGACCGATACAGAAACCGGCGTAACCAGGGAACCCTATGCAGCCTATCCCTACACTGCCGGAGCTACTACCGTTAATCCCTATTACCGCACCTACTACTATAGAGGCTACGGGGCTTACAATAATGTCATTGGCTATAACACAGACACCTATCAGTATCAGGAAGGCACACTCGTTATTGACATCGTTGAGCGCGAATCCAAAAAAACCGTATGGAAAGGCATCACCTCCGATGACATCTACCGGAATAATACTAGCGAAGGAATCGCCAGGCTCGTTGAAGAAGTATTTAGTGAATATCCACTCACCCAATAA
- a CDS encoding SRPBCC family protein: protein MAKVISTSIRIHASAETVWQVVTDTARYPEWNPFITRLEGELKVGNRIKVKIQKMTFKPVILVCDSARELRWLGSLGIKGIFDGEHAFLITDQGDGSVVFEQREKFTGLLTSLFSGMLEKDTLPGFRQMNEKLKDQAESMYNITTNPA, encoded by the coding sequence ATGGCAAAAGTAATCAGTACCAGTATCCGCATCCATGCTTCGGCTGAAACAGTATGGCAGGTAGTAACAGATACCGCCCGTTATCCCGAATGGAATCCATTTATTACCCGGCTTGAAGGAGAGTTGAAAGTAGGCAATCGAATAAAGGTGAAGATCCAAAAGATGACCTTCAAGCCAGTCATTCTGGTATGTGATTCAGCCCGTGAATTGAGATGGCTGGGCAGCCTGGGCATAAAAGGAATTTTTGATGGAGAGCACGCCTTTCTTATAACCGACCAGGGCGACGGGAGTGTTGTTTTTGAGCAGAGGGAAAAATTCACCGGTTTACTAACATCCCTCTTTAGCGGTATGCTTGAGAAAGACACCCTGCCAGGCTTCAGGCAAATGAATGAGAAACTAAAAGATCAGGCAGAGTCTATGTATAACATTACAACAAACCCTGCCTGA
- a CDS encoding acetyltransferase: MENIVLFGGGFQANSCIDIIEKEGKYKVVGIIDSGAEIGSDLYGYPVIGRQEDIVALMETYDIKGGLVSIGDNYARKFVRDFIISKVPDFNFVNAIHPSVPIGRNTKIGKGVVAMAGVIINAETEIEDFCILSTGAQLEHNCYMGEFSHLSAGSVTGGKVRIGRFATITLNVTIIDRLSIGENTVVGSGAVVLKDLPDNVLAYGNPARVIRSREPGEKFLKSL; the protein is encoded by the coding sequence ATGGAAAATATAGTATTATTCGGGGGAGGCTTTCAGGCTAACTCGTGCATAGATATCATTGAAAAGGAGGGCAAATATAAGGTAGTGGGTATCATAGATTCAGGGGCTGAAATAGGTTCTGATCTTTATGGGTATCCCGTTATCGGCCGGCAGGAGGATATAGTGGCATTGATGGAGACGTACGATATCAAGGGCGGACTGGTCTCCATTGGTGACAATTACGCCAGGAAGTTCGTTAGGGACTTTATTATCTCTAAAGTGCCTGATTTTAACTTTGTGAACGCCATACATCCATCGGTACCGATAGGGCGCAATACAAAGATTGGTAAGGGTGTGGTGGCTATGGCCGGGGTGATCATAAATGCCGAGACGGAAATAGAAGACTTTTGCATTCTGAGTACGGGGGCACAACTGGAACACAACTGCTATATGGGGGAGTTCTCTCACCTTTCGGCAGGCTCGGTGACAGGGGGCAAGGTCAGGATAGGTAGGTTTGCCACCATTACTCTGAATGTAACAATAATAGACAGGCTGAGCATAGGAGAAAACACGGTGGTGGGTTCGGGTGCGGTAGTGCTAAAAGACCTGCCGGATAATGTATTGGCTTACGGTAACCCAGCACGTGTTATCCGCTCGCGTGAACCGGGCGAAAAGTTTTTAAAGTCGCTCTGA
- a CDS encoding BLUF domain-containing protein translates to MLSNLVYVSNRKPNCSPQDIDQILSACIRNNKKQDITGVLLYSEQKFVQYLEGDYKTIMSLYDKIKLDQRHSNAVLISSGPITDRTFPSWQMGCKKLDLKSVEFDTAISKDDRVEFQNVLSGKESNRAMTIISKLFY, encoded by the coding sequence ATGCTTTCAAATCTTGTATACGTTAGCAACAGAAAACCAAACTGCAGCCCGCAAGATATCGACCAGATACTCTCTGCCTGCATACGTAATAACAAGAAGCAGGATATTACGGGGGTACTACTTTACTCTGAACAAAAATTCGTGCAGTACCTGGAAGGAGACTATAAAACGATCATGTCTCTGTATGATAAAATAAAACTCGACCAGCGTCACAGCAATGCGGTATTGATTTCCAGCGGACCTATAACTGACAGAACTTTCCCAAGCTGGCAGATGGGGTGTAAAAAGCTGGATTTGAAATCTGTAGAATTTGATACAGCGATAAGTAAAGATGATAGAGTGGAGTTTCAGAATGTACTGTCTGGTAAAGAGAGTAATCGAGCCATGACTATTATCAGTAAGCTGTTTTATTAA